Below is a window of Hyalangium ruber DNA.
CTGGAAGTCCAGGAAGCCGCCGCTGTTGTCCACGGTGAGGCCGTCGATGACGCGCAGCATGCCCTGCACGGAGTCCTCGGCGCGCATGGGCGCCGACTTGCCACCCATCTCCGTACACACCCAGCCCGGGTTGAGCACGGCGGTGATGAGGCCCTTGTCCCGGAAGTCCACGGCCATGGTGCGCATGCCCACGTTCAGCGCGGCCTTGGACATGCGGTAGCCGTAGGCCCCGCCGGTGAAGCCGTAGACGCCCGACTCATTGTTCTCGCTGAGCGAGGCCATGCGCGTGGTGAGGTGGAGGATCTTCCGCGTGGAGCCGCGCAGCACCGAGGGCATCAGCGCCGCCGACAGCCGCAGCGGCCCGAAGGCGTTCGTCTCCATGACGCGCGCCATGTCCTCGTAGTCCAGCTCCATCAGCGAGCCCCACTTGCCGCCGATGCCCGCGTTGTTGATGAGCACATCCAACGGCGCTTCATTCACATTGGCCGCGAAGGTCAGGACGCTGGAGGGCTCCGTCACATCGAGGGCGTGGATGCGCAGGCGATTGCCCGCCTCGCGAGCCAGCGAGGCCAGCAGTCGAGCCTCGGAGGGAACCCGGACCCCGGCTTCGACGGTGTCGCCGCGAGCGAGCAGTTGTCGGACGAATTCGAGACCAATTCCACGGCTGGCCCCGGAGATGGCATAGCGCATGGGTGCATTAAGGCGCTTCACTGCCTGTAGGCACAACATAGGTGTCACTTGACCCAGGGATGACCTCGATCAAGGCAGGATCCAGGAGTAACGGACATGACCGTCATCGCTGTTGTGGGAGGAGGCATCACCGGCCTGACGCTGGCGTACCGCCTGCGCTCACGGGGAAAGGATGCGGTGGTATTGGAAGCGGATACCCGTCTGGGAGGTAACATCCAGACGAGACAACGCGACGGGTTCTTAACGGAGGCGGGGCCCAACAGCTTCCTGGACAAGGAACCCACCACGCGGGAGCTGGCGGCGAGCGTGGGGGTGGAGGCGCGGATCCGCGCGGCGGATCCGGCGGCGAAGGCGCGCTACCTGTACACGCGAGGACGGTTGCGGGCGGTGCCGGCCTCTCCGCCCGCGTTCCTGAAATCGGACATCCTGCCCCTGGGGGCACGCCTGCGGGTGGTTGGCGAACTCTTCACTGGCCGTGTGGCCTCGGGGGTGGATGAGTCGCTGGGAGCGTTCGGCCGGCGGCACCTGGGCGAGACGGCGACGGAGGTGCTGCTGGATGCGGTGCAGACGGGCATCTACGCGGGGAACCTGGAGGCGCTGAGCGTGGGCGCCACCTTCCCGCAGCTCACGAAGCTGGAGCGCGAGCACCGCAGCCTCATCCTCGGCGCCATCCGCACCCAGGGCGCCGCGCGGCGCAAGGCCCTGCCGGCTGGAGAGGCGGCGCCGGAGAAGCTGCGCGGGGCGCTCTGCACCTTCGAGGGAGGCCTGGGGACGCTGGTGGAGGGACTGGCCCGAGCGCTCGGACCCGCGGCGCATGCGGGCGCGAAGGTGGAGGGGCTCACACCGATGCAGGGTGGCTGGCGCGTCTCGGTGCGCGAGCACGGGCGACAGGCGGAGCTGCT
It encodes the following:
- a CDS encoding SDR family oxidoreductase translates to MRYAISGASRGIGLEFVRQLLARGDTVEAGVRVPSEARLLASLAREAGNRLRIHALDVTEPSSVLTFAANVNEAPLDVLINNAGIGGKWGSLMELDYEDMARVMETNAFGPLRLSAALMPSVLRGSTRKILHLTTRMASLSENNESGVYGFTGGAYGYRMSKAALNVGMRTMAVDFRDKGLITAVLNPGWVCTEMGGKSAPMRAEDSVQGMLRVIDGLTVDNSGGFLDFQGRELPW
- the hemG gene encoding protoporphyrinogen oxidase produces the protein MTVIAVVGGGITGLTLAYRLRSRGKDAVVLEADTRLGGNIQTRQRDGFLTEAGPNSFLDKEPTTRELAASVGVEARIRAADPAAKARYLYTRGRLRAVPASPPAFLKSDILPLGARLRVVGELFTGRVASGVDESLGAFGRRHLGETATEVLLDAVQTGIYAGNLEALSVGATFPQLTKLEREHRSLILGAIRTQGAARRKALPAGEAAPEKLRGALCTFEGGLGTLVEGLARALGPAAHAGAKVEGLTPMQGGWRVSVREHGRQAELLASHVVLATPAYVTAGLLRPLDEKLAELVEGIAYAPIAVVNLGYAPGSTPPPDGFGFLVPSMEKRRLLGAIHASTVFPFRAEGGRVLYTCMVGGARRADLVGLDEEALVTLAREELRELAGVTASPSFTEVIRWPRGIPQYNVGHTGRISAIDAALARLPRLHLAGNAYRGVGINDCIRNAVALGDALSG